In Tsuneonella sp. CC-YZS046, the genomic window CGCCTTTGGGCCATTCCCGCACCCCTTCGTAGCGGGGGATGATGTGGAAATGGACATGCGGGTCGACCATCATCAGCATCAGGTAATTGAGCTTCTCATAGCCGATCAGCTTGCCTAGCGCGCGCTCGATCGCCGCGCTGGCCCGCTTCAGTTCCGCATGGGCCGCTTCCGGCAGGTCGCCGAATGCGGTCGCGTCCGATTTCGCCGCCAGCACCAGGCTGCCCAGCGTCGGCTGCGCGGGGCGGGCCAGCACCACCCAGTGCTCGAACTCATGAACCAGCGAAGCCGGCCAGCCGAATTTCTCGATCGTCGCATTCATGGCGTCAGCCCTCCGCCAGCCAGGATGTGATGGGACGCCCGGAAGACGACAGGATCATCGCCTGAACCAGCCGGATGGCGTGGATGGCGCAGCTGATCGCGGTCCAC contains:
- a CDS encoding HIT family protein translates to MNATIEKFGWPASLVHEFEHWVVLARPAQPTLGSLVLAAKSDATAFGDLPEAAHAELKRASAAIERALGKLIGYEKLNYLMLMMVDPHVHFHIIPRYEGVREWPKGEAGAREFVDVGWPRTPDLGHAVALEPAELERLAAWLKGGFA